Below is a genomic region from Trichoderma asperellum chromosome 2, complete sequence.
CGTAGCCCACCACTGCGCTCACCGGATACTCCTCGGCATCGCCGATCAGACCAGCCTCCCCCATGCGCTCCCTCACATCCTCGACGAGCGAGTACATCTCCGCCAGTGGGATCGAGACGTCGTACTTGTAGACGCCACCGCCATGTCCAATGCACTCGGTGATGCTTTCACGCCAGCTCCACAACGCCTTGGCCTGGGACTCGCCTTGCGCCACGACACCATCCGTCACAATCTCCTTGGTCAGCACGTCTTCGAGGAACTTTTCTAGTTTCTCGTTGTCGTGGTCGCCATTGGAACCGCTGGTCTCAATGAGACAGTAGAACGGGTGATCGCCCTCCAGCGGTCGCTCCTCACCTTTAATCTCGTGCACAATCTGCTGGCTCCGAGAATCCATCAGTTCAAAGGCAGAGAGGATTTCTCCCAGTTGCTGCTTGGCTTCTCGAAAGGCGAGCTGCGCCTTCTTGAAGGAATCCACGCCAAAAAAGGCCACATTGACAGCAGCCGAGCGCTGCGGGCACTGAATCACCAGCTTGGTGATGATTCCAATAGTTCCCTCGCCGCCGATAAACAGCTGCTTCAAGTCGTAGCCCGTGTTGTTTTTGCGTAGAGCACACATGTCATTCATAATGGTGCCGTCCGGCAGCACAGCTTCCATGCCCAAAACACTTCCATGCAAGCTCCCGTAGCGCAGCAATCGCAGACCGCCTGCATTGGTGGCAACATTACCGCCTACATGGCATGATCCCTTGGCTCCTAGGTCGAGGGGAAAGATATATCCTCTTTCGGCGAGGTACTGATCGGCTACCTCCAAGATGCATCCAGCATCCAACACGAGAGAGCCGCTGACCTCGTCAAAGGAGTGAATCTGGTTCATACGGCTCATGTTGATGACGATTTCGTCGAAAATAGGCACCGAGCCGCCCACAAGCCCGGTGTTACCACCCTGCGGTACGAcggccagcttcttgtcATTGCAGTATTTCAAAATCTTGCTGACCTCCTCGGTCGATCCTGGCTTGAGCACGAGCCGGCTCTGACCTCGATACTTGTGCATCCAATCCTCGTTGAAAGGCTTGAGATCGTCCTCAGCCGCAGCATTGACGCCGTCAATCACGGCCTGTTCGCCGCCGAGGAGGTTTTTGAAGTAAGCAACATCCTCTGCCGTTAGCGACGCAAACTTGGCATCTCTCTTGATGTCAGGGTACGTGTCGGACGTGAGCTTTGCCAGATGCTGGACCGCATGTGATTGAGAGAGTAGTCTGGGTACCGAAGTCGCAAAGCATCGAACCGAAGCAGTGGAATGGCTAGTCAAAAAGCTAGCACTGCCAATTGCGCCAATTCGCGGGTTGGGCGCCCGCAGAACACGCACAAGCCTCGATCGTGTAACCATCTTCTCTGTTTCCAAGGGGAGCGCGTGTTGTAAGGCCAACAGCCAAGAGGCGGGATCAAAGACGGAGTGagaaaaatgagaaaaatgAAGTCAGACGGGGCTCCTACGTTGAAGCTTCCTTTCTTTCGGTTATCGATTTCCGGGTAGCCAGAGCCGGGGCGATTGCTTAATTCTCTAGGAGCCTGTTAGGCAGCTCAAGCGCCGTAATCCCACTGTTAGGCGTCGCTCTTGCGGCACTAGGGCGTCCAATTAGGCTCTGAAAACATTAGTGGGCCTGCCTGTGCCTCCGAACACGGACTCCCAGTTATCAAAGTTAtcaaagcagcagccaacgGATTTACATAGATATCCAATaagcaacaacaataataatactattaattcAATAAAAAGGAGGCCCAGTGCCAATTAATTTGGTTATCTAACGTCGTAGTACAATTAAATCAACGTCGAGAATTCAACCATGATAAAATTGTGTTCAATTTTTACAGCACCCTTACcatccaaaaaaaagggaaaaaaaaacaccattAACATGCATCCAGGGTACCGAGAAAACACCGCTGCCTCTCCAACCAAGTATCCAGACAACATAGGAGACAGGGACTCCGTATAACGCGTGTACGCGcaaaaaggtaaaataaataaaaggtgGAAGTATACAAGGAATTATACGGAGGCCGTCCATGAAGATGACGCTGGGTCATGTAGATGATGAGGCACCACGGCTACCCATGGCCGTTCACCTTTGAATCTCTTCGGGGCCGATCATCGCCAATATTTGAACTATCTTGGAGCACGCCGGCTGGTATATCGTCATCCGCGTTTTCGTCGCCCTCGCCCATCAGCTTCTCCATAAAGGAGATGTAGTCGAACTGGTCTTTGCCACGATCTCGTGACATATCTGGACCGTTATGCGGCGGCATCATCTCGAGAAGTTTGTCAATGACCTCTTCAGGAACAAGACTGTGGCGCAGATCCATTTCAGTGACATATGGCTTGCCATCAGCAACTTCACGGAACGACTGGAAGACTTGCTCAGCGGTATTTTGATCTTCGGTGACGTCGACCATGAAGCGGATAAACTGCTCGAATGTAACATATTCTTTGCCCCCAGAGGTATCAATAAAGTAATCGTGCATCTCATCTTCAGAGAAAACTAGGCCAAGCGAGGCTAAAGCTGCACTGAACTCAAGCTCTTGTAGCGAGTTCGAGGCATCGCGATCAAAGTGGCGGAACACACTCTCGAACTCTTCCAGCTGAATTGGCGTTAAATTGGTCATGTTGCGAGCAACCATCTGGTTTTCCAAAAAGGAGAGCTTCTTTTGAACCGAGGATCTCACAAGCGTCAATTCGTATGCCAGTTCGTCATACGTATAGGTGGTGAAGTCGTTCTCCTCAATGTTTGCTTCCTCGCACATGGCATCTACTTCCGCAATAGTACTGAGATATCGATCGAGAGGTGGCAGATTTTCGCTGAGCTTCTTGACATGATGCAGCTGATCTTCAATATCGCCATCCAATCCCGAAATGGCAAGCTGCATGGTGTTGAGGGCCATTGCAAAGTCATTTGCTTTGTCGGCAAATGATTTTCTCAGCGCGTTCTTGATGCTACGGCGTTGTTAGCCAAGTCAACCCTTATACTTCGCGCAGAGCTCTGTAATTCACTTACTCTCGAATCGTTTCATTAATGAGCTGCGCGCGAGCCATCTCGCTCTTTGTAAGACTCTTCCAATCTCTCTCAATGACATCCTGACTAACCTCTGCAGGAGGTTCGTAAGGCCGTAACCGATAGGTGCTGAGCTTCGTTTTGATGTTTCCTAATAGTGTGGCAAGCTCACTCTTCTCTGCAACCCATTCTCGCTTCTTGCCCCTCTTATACTCTGAGAATTCAGACGCCTGGGCCTTTGCATCAGCATAGGTGCCCTCAAATTTCGCCGTGTGCCACTGTTCAACCTGGCCTCGGATATTCTTCAGGAGTTCCCGCATTCGTCTCTCGTAGGCATTCTGCATCTCCCAGGCGCCTTGCATGTTGTTAAAAAACTTTTCGACTCGTCGTCCCGCATTTTCGACTTTTTCCATCTGAGAAAAGGCATGGAACCAGTAGGCAATATAGGTCATCAAACTTCGCTCATCGGGTTTCGCTACATCGCACACATCTTCAACATCCAACAGCTTGGGAATACCAATCTCTTCGTGGGCAATATCAAAGGCGAGCTGCATGTTGCCGCGGTGGTCTGACTTGTCTAAAGTGTCGAAGTCGATCAAATCCGGTCGATGAATATCCAGCAAGGCGCAGAAGGCGAGACCGTCGTTCCAGCTGCTACTAAAGTCGCGAACTTCGACCTCATCGTAGCATGCCGTTTTTCGTTGACACCACAACAGCAAACCCTCCTTGGCAGACATACCCTCTTGATTGATGTCGCTAATTGTAAACCGGAGAATCAGGGTCCAAATAAGACCAAGAACAATTTTGCGGTTTCCATCAACAACATCCTCAGCACCAATGTTTGTCATCTGAATGCCTCTGGACTTGATAAAGTCCAGGGCCAGGTTGGCATTTTCGAACCGTTGGACTCGAAGCTTCGGACGGGAGGCATATCGACCGAGGGATTCTTGAGAAAGACATTCGAGTAAGTGAATCAGCATAACCTAaggacgaagaaaaaaatcgaaTCAAACGTCAGCAAGAGGCTCTCTCGATACATAGCGGCAAGCAAGACGGAGGAAACATCCTATACAGAGCGTGCATCGAGTTCAAGATGTGTTCAACTTACACCGTCACTAAGATCCGGTACCAGGTCCTTCACCTCCAAGTTTCTGGCTACAATTTTGGTGTTCAACCTGGAGAAATGCCTTTGTCAGCACTTTACGGAGTTCAAACAAAACCATTTGAAAATGTTTCTCCGTTTGCGTAGGTTGAAAACACACCATTTTGTAAACGTCTTTTCCTGGACCGTGATCCATCTCTGCTGCTCCGAGAAGGTCATCTTTGTGAGAAATTGGTCATGGACGCCCCGAATCGACGACGAATCGACTAGTACGTCGGCAGCAGACGCCTTGCTCTCGATAAGGGCAAGGTCAGCGACTGCTTCAGGGGTTTCAAAGCTCGGAGGTTCTGCCAGACGAGGTTGTCTGGAAAACTTTGCAGGCTTGGGCGGCGGCTTTGGAGGACTGGAAAGCTTTGGGTGCGTCGGAGACTGGCTCAGGGCTTTGGTGCCCAATGATGAGCTGCGCTTCTCTGACCGCTGGAGGCGCGTAGCAGTAATGCCACTACGGCTACTCTCCTTGTCCCGCCCACTCCGCTGAGGGGGGCCCGAAATGCAGCGTGGCCGGGGTAGAGATAGAGAGGGGCCCCTTTGCAGGCGCTCAGCAAATGGCAGCggctcagcctcagcctcggagacggcagcagcaggactGACAGGCGATCCGGGTGGCGTCCAGAGGCTTGGCAGAGTTACGGGACGCTGAAcctggagctggagacggAGCTGGCGCGCAGATGCAGCGGCTTTGGCGTCGATATCGTGGTGGCGCTGGGCTTGTAAACAAAATTCAGGGAACTGATCAGCCAGCTCGAGGTTGCCGGGCTGCAGCTCCTTCCGCGAGGGGCCCGTGGGCGCCATCTCCCTAGGCGCCTTTAGCGGCCCCGTGGCGCTGTGGCACAGGCTGTTATAGGCCATGAGGGCGGgcgcgagcagcagcagtagcgctACGAGGGACAGCGGTAATAGGCAGTCGGTGTCGTGGTACCGGTACATGTACAGGTACTTGCGACAGTGGGAGACAAAGAAGCGGCTTTATCGATAAGACAGCTCGGCTTCCTTTGCTCACTTTTCTTTAAAGCTTGGGACAACAGGAGGGAGATTGAGGGTGCTTTGACAACACTCAAAGACGGGGAGGGTTCAGCAGGTTATTATGAATTAAATTGATACTACTTTGCTTTGTTGCTTGTGTTTGTGTCTTTATTTGCTTTGTTTTCGTCTGGAATTCGACTCCAGTTATACTCTCCAGACAGGTACCTCAACACGATGTATCGGAACCCTCTCTGGACTGTCCTGCGGGCGAGCTTGACAGGTGCTCCGTAACGTTCGACGTGGCACCGTCCAAGATCCTCGCCGTCTTAAGCGATTGGGTCCTCATGCACGGCTCCACGCTGCCACATGAGAAACATCTCTACACCAGGGCCCAGCCAGGAAGTCAGCGCATGGCGGCATCGAAGAGCTAAACTCGAATCAACACGACTTCGGCTCTCGACCTGCTCCAAAGGCATCAGGACAAGGTTCGCCTCGTCGACGATCCAACCTCCTCAATTTCCAAGCGAACGCCAGCAGCTACTGCGTGGAGATGCATCAACCTACAGGTCGCAAAAACGGTGATGAAACTCTACGAAGCAAGGCCAGCAAATGCCTGGCCTTCGTGGCGCGTGCCTTGTCCTTCGCTTGGCTGCAAGACTCGTCGTTTTCGTCCATTTCCTCCACTCTTTTCATCCGGTGATTGCGCGGCAGTCGTTCGACGGTGCAGAAACAGGTTCGCTTCAGCTGAGTTGTCAAGTCGTGAACAAGCAGATCCGTTCGGGATGGACAGTTCAATGCGGCCGCCTTACATACGCTTAGCCCTCCTTCGTGGGTCGGTGGCCGATGGCAGTGAATCTCGTGGCTGGGTAGCTTTGACGCTGCATGATCCCTGGCGGCACTACTCGGTACTGACAATTGACCGCCTTCCTGTTATCACAAGCAAACTCAAAGCCAGCCTGGTAAACATGAATCCATGCCCGGTGGTTGTGGCAAACACGCGACTTGGAAAGCTTATTCCAAGACGCGCCCCTATACCGCGCAGACTCCAAGGACGTGACAGGTCGTCTTTCACGGTCTGCAGTCAAGGGTGGCTACCTGAGCACTTTCCTTTCGATAGTCAGGTCACGTTGATATCCGACGGAGCCAATGTGATGCTGATTGCTACATGCATACGTGATACTGCTCGTACAAGTGTGTATCAGAGACTATAGCTGCATATCTACATTGTACGCTTCGCATCCCGCTGCCTCCCAGGTTCGAAATGCCTTTCCCTCGCATTCTGCTGTCACTGGAATATCTTGATGATgaatacctactacctagtaaaAGTTTTGCTCTCTGTTGATACTAATACATACCATCCAAGTATAAGCAATGAAGATATTCAACGTATCAGATATGACATTTTGTCCTGGCATCGTAGTATTTGCCATACTTTGTACATTCATTCAGGTGAAAGACTGACAATTATTTCAGTAATATCTGCATTATGCATTTATGCTTGACGTGTAAATACTTTGCTACTCACATCCACACGTCTAATTGCTACTCCTCTCCTCACTGCCGGGTAGTACATTGAATGAGCCACCGCCTCTTGCTATGTAGACGACTCCTTACACATGGCTCAAAGAAGAGTTGCAAAAAAACCTGGTACTACCTATCAAAAGCGATATTCTGTCGATTAATAATTTCTTGTTAATGATATTAGAATGCAAAAGCTTCTTTGCGTTAGCTCAGCTAACATTTGCATTCCCAATCGACTTGAAATCATAACGTGTGGTATTTAGTATCTCAAGATGACCTGAAGACATTTGATATTTCAACCCCTTCTGATAATAAAGCAATATCTATCACTACTTTTACACACTTGTAAATCTTCAAACCCTCGAGCTTCCTCTCCAACAGCCTCGTGCAATAACTCTGAAATTGTTACATTTTTAGACACTTATCATACAGCGTTGATCATAACCAAAACCCCCATTCCCCCATTCCCCCTT
It encodes:
- a CDS encoding uncharacterized protein (SECRETED:SignalP(1-28)); translation: MYRYHDTDCLLPLSLVALLLLLAPALMAYNSLCHSATGPLKAPREMAPTGPSRKELQPGNLELADQFPEFCLQAQRHHDIDAKAAASARQLRLQLQVQRPVTLPSLWTPPGSPVSPAAAVSEAEAEPLPFAERLQRGPSLSLPRPRCISGPPQRSGRDKESSRSGITATRLQRSEKRSSSLGTKALSQSPTHPKLSSPPKPPPKPAKFSRQPRLAEPPSFETPEAVADLALIESKASAADVLVDSSSIRGVHDQFLTKMTFSEQQRWITVQEKTFTKWLNTKIVARNLEVKDLVPDLSDGVMLIHLLECLSQESLGRYASRPKLRVQRFENANLALDFIKSRGIQMTNIGAEDVVDGNRKIVLGLIWTLILRFTISDINQEGMSAKEGLLLWCQRKTACYDEVEVRDFSSSWNDGLAFCALLDIHRPDLIDFDTLDKSDHRGNMQLAFDIAHEEIGIPKLLDVEDVCDVAKPDERSLMTYIAYWFHAFSQMEKVENAGRRVEKFFNNMQGAWEMQNAYERRMRELLKNIRGQVEQWHTAKFEGTYADAKAQASEFSEYKRGKKREWVAEKSELATLLGNIKTKLSTYRLRPYEPPAEVSQDVIERDWKSLTKSEMARAQLINETIRDIKNALRKSFADKANDFAMALNTMQLAISGLDGDIEDQLHHVKKLSENLPPLDRYLSTIAEVDAMCEEANIEENDFTTYTYDELAYELTLVRSSVQKKLSFLENQMVARNMTNLTPIQLEEFESVFRHFDRDASNSLQELEFSAALASLGLVFSEDEMHDYFIDTSGGKEYVTFEQFIRFMVDVTEDQNTAEQVFQSFREVADGKPYVTEMDLRHSLVPEEVIDKLLEMMPPHNGPDMSRDRGKDQFDYISFMEKLMGEGDENADDDIPAGVLQDSSNIGDDRPRRDSKVNGHG